AGTTTTACCGGGCGGCGCAAGCGTCGCTCGGCGCGCGAGGCGTCTACCTTGCGAATTGCGGGACGCTGGCCGGACCGGCGGAGATGAGGGAGGAACTGGCGGGTATGTGGGAAGTCTGGCCGCACGTCGGCGCGATTGGCGACGCCGCAACGCTTCGGGGCCGCACGCCGGGTAACGTAGTACTTATCGGCGCGCCCTTCCCCGTGGAGGAAGACCCACAGCTGAGTCGCGCGCTTCTGGCCGGGGCCGCGCCGGCGCAACTCATGGGCGAGCGGTGGACTCGGCAGCAGGCCTCTGTTCCGCGGCGCGATCCTGCGCCCGGCGCGCCAGGTACTCCCTGACGACGCCTACGTAATCGCCCGCGCGCATCGTGGGAAGGTAGCAGCTGACCACGCCAAGAGCGATCGAACCCAGGTTCATCTCGTCCTCGTACGCCAGGTACCACCCCTGGTGGGTTGGGTGGAACTTGTACTTCGAGGCGGCGAGGGAACGGAAACCGTAGAGCGGTTCGATGGTGCCCCCCGCTTTGTCGAGGAGCACCTCAAGCAAGGACGTCGGTTCGTCCGAGCGCGACAATGGGGCGCCGGAGAGCGATACCCACCCCAGGCCCTCCCCCGCTGCGATGACAGCGGCCTCGGCCAACAGAAACTCGATCGCGGGGCGGAACCCATGCGAATCGCGGCGCATGAAATCGAGCGTGTATCCAGCCAGGGATCCGTTTTCGTACACGGGGAGCCAGCTCGTCACGCCGTGGAGGTGGCCGTCGTCGCCCACGGCGAGGAGCAGCCTCGTATCCGCATCGCGCAGCTCATCAAGCCCTCCCAGGGTGAAGCCCATCTCCGGAAGACCTTTGTCCGCAACCCACTGCTCGCTTAGGGCGGAGATTTTGTCGTGCATCTCGACATCGCACTCCGCCCAGCTGGTCCACACCGCAGACACACCTTCTTTAACGGCTCGGTTTCGGGCGGTGCGAATGTTCTGGTACTTCTTGCCCTTGAATTCCAGGTTGTCCGTGTAGAGCAACGACTCTTCCGCCACGTGGATCGTGTGGAAGCCGGGACGCGTGAAACCCTCGGTCACGGAGTACCACGCGACTCTCCACCCCTGCTCGGCGGCGAAAGCCTGGAAAGCGTCCGCCACCTCGCCGCGCGTGGCGGGGGCGAGGAAGACCGGCTCCCCGAGGGTGACCGCCACGTTGTGGGAGACGCGGTAAGCGACGTACCCGTGATCTCCGTGGAAGAAGTATCTGTTTCCCTCCCACAGCCCCTGCCAGGCGAGGTGGTCACCCGTCCCCGACATCAACATCAATCGCGCCCGGTGCCTGTCCAGCGCTCCGGCCGGGGACGGTGGCGACGACAACACGCGCTGAAGGAGGACTAGAGCCACGGCCCAAAAGGCGATGCCGACCCACTCGTAGAGGAACCACGCGGCAGAGGACTGGGGAATGACGTATTGGGGCGTGAACAAGGCCAGGATGGGGGGAAGGAACCGACTGGGAAGTTCCGCAAGCGCCTCAGCGAGGGTGGGGGTGCCGACGAATCCCCGGACACGCACCGCCCCCGCAACCCACACGCCGGAACAGAGCACGAGGACCGCGCCGATGCCCATGAGGCCGCGGTACCAGTCCGAGGCGACGGTGAATCGTCGATAAGAAGCGAGCAGCACGACGAGGACAGCGACCCACGGCGCCACCACGAGAGCGAGGTTGATCGCCATGTACGCGTCGCCGAAAGGACCATCGACCTGGACGATGATGAGGAAGATCGAGCAGATTGTAATGAGGATGCCGAGGCCCCAGGCGAGCCTGCGTCCATGGACCAGCCCCAGCGCCACGACGAGAGACGCCACGAGCGGGACGAGGTTGAACACCAGTGGCCCTATGCCACTCTGGCGGTTGATGGCCATCGCATCGACGCACTCCGGGGATGAGGGAGAAAGGCACAGCTCGGCGAGCTCGTGTGGGGACACGGCGGGCTCCCACATGAGCTGGCTGACTTCCGCGAACGGGCCCTGTGACGTGGGGGTGAGCGCAGCCAGCGCGGGACCTGCAGTGACGGCGAGAAGGAGGGCGGCGACGAGAACGCGCGACTCCCGCAGGGAGACGCGCCACGCCGACCCTGAGCGGCCGTAGACGAGGGCGCCCGCGGCCCAGCCAAGGAGGACAGCGAGGGAGGCGACGACCTCGGACAGGGAGCCGTCGTAAAGAACGAGCGTCCCAGTTAGCGCCACCATGACCAGCCGCAACCGCCGCCGCCACAGAATACCCATGGTGGAGGTAGCGAACGCGAGCGAACCAAAGGCCCACGCCACCGGCGATAAAAAGGTCTGGCTCGTCAGATCCGCTCCCCACCGGTTGAACCCGGCATGCTCTACAACGACAGCTAGTGTGATCCCCACGGGCACCGCGACCGCCTGGGTGGCCACAGCTACTACCGCAAATCGCCCCGATCCCAGCGTCACCTCAGCGGGTGCGGCGAAGAGAACGAGGATGCACGTGGCAAAGACCATGCCTTGGATGTGCCCGCCCGTGAAGCCGGACGTGATGACGCGCCAAAGCTCGCTCTCACCCCCGGCGTTGAACCCCAACGCGGACGGGCCGGACGTGCCCAAGAAAGCAAAAAGCACCCACATGAGAACCAGCATCGCGGTGCAGATGGGCACCTTGCGTGCCAAAGTCATTAGCGTCTTCACGAAAGACCCCCCCTCTGGCCGGCGAAATCGAAGGTATTACGCAGGGCGATGCGCCACACACCGTAACTGTGGGCGCCGGGCAACGTGGAATAGCTCGTGTCCATCCCGGCGGCGCGCGCGAGCTCGTCGAGGTGAGGAAGCGCGGCGGTGCTCATCTCGTCCCTCTCACCTGCGATGAAACGCCCCGCCACGCCACTGTACTTTCCGGTGCCCGCCGCTTGTGCGAGCAACGTGGCGGGGTTGTGGGCCTGGAACGCGGCTTCATCTCCGCCGAAGAGCTTGTCCACCGTCTCTTGGTGGTCTCCTAGCGTCGGCTCGGGCTCCCCGGAGAAATCGAGGAACGACCCGTAGGAACCGGGGTGGTTTGTCATCACCTGTAGCGCGCACGTCCCTCCGTAACTGAGCCCCCCCACCGTCCACGTTGATTGGTCGGTGTTGACCGTGAACGTGCGCGTGATAAGGGAAGGGATCGTCTGAGTGAGGTAGGTCTGCACGGCGAGTTCGGGGCCGTCGACGCAGGCGGGGTTCCCCGTCTCGCTGCCCGTGGCGTCTACGCTGATCACGATCGGGGCCGCCCCGTTGTGGCGGCGCTGGTAGGAGTCGGCGGTTTCCGCGGCCGCGCCGTTGGTGAACCAGTCCTCGGGGGCGCCAGGGTCGCCGGGCAGGAGGAGGAGGACGGGCAGGTCATCGCGTTGCCAGTAGGCCGGTGGCACGTACGCCACCGCGTCGCGCATCGGGTCAGCCGGAAGGGTAACAAGCGCTCCCACCGTGCGCCCGTTGAGGATGGGAGCTTGCTTCGCAGCCTGGAACTCCTCAAGTGTCATGTTCACCGTGACGGGAGCGGGGCGGAATGAACCGATGGTGGGGTACTGCTGGTAGGTCAGATTTGTGATGAGATAGGTGTTCCCAAGCGCAACGATAGCGAGCACCGCGAGCAACAACCGCCGACCCTTCTGCAACACCGCCGAGAGGGTGACAAAAACCGCCCCTGCCCCCCCAGCGTAGATCGTCCACGGGATGGAATCCGGAAAGGGCTTCGGCCACACGCATAGCGCAAAGACGGCGGCTGCAAGCACCAGCAAGGTCCCGACGAGTGCTAAAAATGTGCGACGGTTCGGGCGAAGAAGTGCGATAAGGGTCGTGATCACAGCCACGCCGGCGACGGCGACTGCGGCTGTAGGCGACAGTAAGGAGATCGAACGCACATATTCCACCCCAGTAACCTACGACCGGATGCCCCCTTTGTCCCCCTTCCCCTCGCCACTTCCCGACCTATCCACAGCACATTCCCAGGCCTTGTCGCTCATCGACGCCACCGATCCGCTAGCCGGGCCTTCCTTGCCGGGTTAGGCGGCAGTTCTGATGTTATTAAGCAAGATAAGCAGATCTCCTACCGAGTAGTCGCCGAGCATCATGGTGCGGAGGTCGTCGACAGGCAGGCGGCCCGAGTCCGCCAGCTCCCGCACCTCGTCGGCGATCGCGGCGGAATCGGGTTCCGCGAAGCCCAGCTGCTGCGCCGCCTGGCTAATCTGCGGTGAATTTAAGATGCCGGTGGCCAGCCCGAGGATGGCAACGACCAGCGCCGTGCTGTTCTGCTCGAGGACGTCCAGCCCCGGCGCGACGCCGTCGTCGGTAGCTTGGAACGACTCCAGTACACCGCCCCCGGCGGTGAGGTTGCCCCCGACGAACTGGGTGAAAGCGGTGCCGTCCCCATTGAAGATGTTGAGGTCCACGGGGGCCGAGACGCCCGGCACGCTGCCGTCGCTGGAGCGCTGCCAGATGGATACCTTGTCCCACCCGCCGACGGGGCGGGGCGCGACGTTCTGGAACGCCGCCAGCCACAGCGGGTACTCGCTGAAGGCCGTGGTGTTACCCATCCGCTCGTACCAGAAGTAGCGGTAGGTGTAGAGCATGGGTTTTTCACCGGTGAGGCGCTCGACCTCGGTGAGGAAGGACGCCGTCCACGTCGATAGAGCCGCGGGGCTTAGACCTTCGTCCACCTCGAGGTCCAATACGGGCGGCAGCGACAGCGCGGGACCAGAGTTGATAACGGAAGCGAAATGCTGCGCCTGGACAACGGGGTCATGAGCGGGGCGGGCGTAGTGGTACGCACCGACGGCTAGGCCCGCAGTTCCTGCCTGCTGCGCGTCCTCCTCGTAAAACTCGTTCGTCCAGCCCTCCCCTTCGGTGGCCTTGACGAAGGCGAAGTCCTGGCTTCCCGCACCCGCTACCTGGGCCCAGTTGATCTGCTGGCCACCCGGTCGCTGATACCCGGCGACGTCGACGCCCTGGACCATCCCCGGGATGAGGTCGGTGATGCTTTGGGCGTCGGCGGACGTGCGGTGGGCCGGGCTGAATGGCACGACGGCCGCCAGGCCGAAGGTCATGACTGCTGCAGAAAGCGATGCGACGGCTGCCGTGATGGTCTGTCTCCTGCGGGTGGTGTGCATGTCCCGCAGAGTACAAGAATTCACACGAGAAACACGGGCAACACGCGCAACACGCACATCCCTAAAGCGCTCCCGCCA
The nucleotide sequence above comes from Corynebacterium capitovis DSM 44611. Encoded proteins:
- a CDS encoding bifunctional lysylphosphatidylglycerol flippase/synthetase MprF, which produces MTLARKVPICTAMLVLMWVLFAFLGTSGPSALGFNAGGESELWRVITSGFTGGHIQGMVFATCILVLFAAPAEVTLGSGRFAVVAVATQAVAVPVGITLAVVVEHAGFNRWGADLTSQTFLSPVAWAFGSLAFATSTMGILWRRRLRLVMVALTGTLVLYDGSLSEVVASLAVLLGWAAGALVYGRSGSAWRVSLRESRVLVAALLLAVTAGPALAALTPTSQGPFAEVSQLMWEPAVSPHELAELCLSPSSPECVDAMAINRQSGIGPLVFNLVPLVASLVVALGLVHGRRLAWGLGILITICSIFLIIVQVDGPFGDAYMAINLALVVAPWVAVLVVLLASYRRFTVASDWYRGLMGIGAVLVLCSGVWVAGAVRVRGFVGTPTLAEALAELPSRFLPPILALFTPQYVIPQSSAAWFLYEWVGIAFWAVALVLLQRVLSSPPSPAGALDRHRARLMLMSGTGDHLAWQGLWEGNRYFFHGDHGYVAYRVSHNVAVTLGEPVFLAPATRGEVADAFQAFAAEQGWRVAWYSVTEGFTRPGFHTIHVAEESLLYTDNLEFKGKKYQNIRTARNRAVKEGVSAVWTSWAECDVEMHDKISALSEQWVADKGLPEMGFTLGGLDELRDADTRLLLAVGDDGHLHGVTSWLPVYENGSLAGYTLDFMRRDSHGFRPAIEFLLAEAAVIAAGEGLGWVSLSGAPLSRSDEPTSLLEVLLDKAGGTIEPLYGFRSLAASKYKFHPTHQGWYLAYEDEMNLGSIALGVVSCYLPTMRAGDYVGVVREYLARRAQDRAAEQRPAAESTARP
- a CDS encoding glycoside hydrolase family 25 protein, yielding MHTTRRRQTITAAVASLSAAVMTFGLAAVVPFSPAHRTSADAQSITDLIPGMVQGVDVAGYQRPGGQQINWAQVAGAGSQDFAFVKATEGEGWTNEFYEEDAQQAGTAGLAVGAYHYARPAHDPVVQAQHFASVINSGPALSLPPVLDLEVDEGLSPAALSTWTASFLTEVERLTGEKPMLYTYRYFWYERMGNTTAFSEYPLWLAAFQNVAPRPVGGWDKVSIWQRSSDGSVPGVSAPVDLNIFNGDGTAFTQFVGGNLTAGGGVLESFQATDDGVAPGLDVLEQNSTALVVAILGLATGILNSPQISQAAQQLGFAEPDSAAIADEVRELADSGRLPVDDLRTMMLGDYSVGDLLILLNNIRTAA
- a CDS encoding alpha/beta hydrolase — encoded protein: MEYVRSISLLSPTAAVAVAGVAVITTLIALLRPNRRTFLALVGTLLVLAAAVFALCVWPKPFPDSIPWTIYAGGAGAVFVTLSAVLQKGRRLLLAVLAIVALGNTYLITNLTYQQYPTIGSFRPAPVTVNMTLEEFQAAKQAPILNGRTVGALVTLPADPMRDAVAYVPPAYWQRDDLPVLLLLPGDPGAPEDWFTNGAAAETADSYQRRHNGAAPIVISVDATGSETGNPACVDGPELAVQTYLTQTIPSLITRTFTVNTDQSTWTVGGLSYGGTCALQVMTNHPGSYGSFLDFSGEPEPTLGDHQETVDKLFGGDEAAFQAHNPATLLAQAAGTGKYSGVAGRFIAGERDEMSTAALPHLDELARAAGMDTSYSTLPGAHSYGVWRIALRNTFDFAGQRGGLS